One Mycobacterium marseillense DNA window includes the following coding sequences:
- a CDS encoding enoyl-CoA hydratase/isomerase family protein: MTSAFGGDGPLLLSHDHDGVRILTLNRPRRKNAINPELWVALRDALDAAGRDQSVRALVLTGSGGSFCSGADISVPEDIHPKYKLQRLTDVALALHELSIPTVAKVTGVAVGAGWNLALGCDLVVATPESTFCQIFSKRGLSIDLGGSWLLPKIVGLQQAKRLALLADTIDAEEACALNLVTWVVSAAEIDAFVTDLANRLAAGPPIALAHTKALLNEGADRTLRDALANEARAQGVNFATADAAAAYAAFAERREPSFTGRWALAKSGVEPDSGEKQSE; this comes from the coding sequence ATGACTTCCGCTTTTGGGGGCGACGGCCCGTTGTTGCTGTCGCACGACCATGACGGGGTGCGCATTCTCACGCTGAACCGGCCGCGGCGCAAGAACGCGATCAACCCGGAATTGTGGGTTGCCCTGCGCGACGCACTCGATGCCGCCGGTCGTGATCAGAGCGTGCGCGCACTCGTGCTCACCGGATCCGGGGGCAGCTTCTGCTCGGGGGCCGACATCTCGGTGCCCGAGGACATCCATCCGAAATACAAGTTGCAGCGCCTGACCGACGTGGCGCTGGCCTTGCACGAGCTTTCGATTCCGACGGTCGCCAAGGTGACCGGGGTGGCCGTCGGGGCCGGATGGAATCTCGCGCTGGGTTGTGACTTGGTGGTCGCGACCCCGGAATCGACGTTCTGTCAGATCTTTTCGAAGCGTGGGCTGTCGATTGATCTCGGTGGCTCCTGGCTGCTACCCAAAATCGTTGGCCTGCAACAGGCGAAGCGGCTCGCCTTGCTGGCGGACACGATCGATGCCGAAGAGGCGTGCGCGCTGAACCTGGTGACCTGGGTTGTGTCGGCCGCGGAGATCGACGCCTTCGTCACGGATCTCGCCAACCGGCTCGCGGCCGGGCCGCCGATCGCGTTGGCCCACACCAAAGCGTTGCTGAACGAGGGCGCCGACCGCACCTTGCGTGACGCGCTCGCCAACGAGGCCCGCGCGCAGGGAGTCAACTTCGCCACCGCGGACGCCGCGGCGGCCTATGCCGCTTTCGCCGAACGGCGGGAGCCGTCGTTTACTGGTCGGTGGGCCCTAGCAAAATCCGGCGTGGAACCGGATTCGGGCGAGAAACAATCGGAGTAG
- a CDS encoding thiolase family protein, which translates to MRETVIVDAVRTAVGKRNGALSGMHAADLSAVVLNELVERTGIGPEIIDDVVWGCVSQVGDQSSNIGRYAVLAAGWPESIPGTTVNRACGSSQQALDFAVQAVMSGQQDVVVAGGVEVMSRVPLGSARASGMPYGPKVLARYDDFSFNQGLSAEMIAKKWGFSRTRLDEYSVESHERAAAAQDAGAFTDQIVPVFADGAENNVVAADEGVRRGSSVEKLAALKPAFAEDGVIHAGNSSQISDGAAALLVTTAEMAVELGLTPIVRYVAGAVTGADPVLMLTGPIPATEKVLSKAGVALSDVGVFEVNEAFAPVPLAWLAETGTDPARMNPLGGAIALGHPLGASGAVLMTRMAHHMRDNGIRYGLQTMCEGGGTANATLVELVG; encoded by the coding sequence ATGCGTGAAACAGTCATCGTCGACGCCGTGCGCACCGCCGTCGGCAAGCGCAACGGCGCGCTTTCGGGCATGCACGCCGCCGATCTGTCCGCGGTCGTCCTCAACGAACTCGTGGAACGCACCGGCATCGGCCCCGAGATCATCGACGACGTGGTGTGGGGCTGTGTCTCCCAGGTGGGCGACCAGTCCAGCAACATCGGCCGCTACGCCGTGTTAGCCGCCGGCTGGCCGGAAAGCATTCCCGGCACCACCGTCAACCGCGCCTGCGGTTCCAGCCAGCAGGCGCTGGACTTCGCCGTACAGGCGGTGATGTCGGGCCAGCAGGATGTCGTCGTGGCCGGCGGTGTCGAGGTCATGAGCCGCGTCCCCCTGGGCTCGGCGCGCGCCTCCGGCATGCCTTATGGCCCGAAAGTGCTTGCCCGCTATGACGATTTCTCCTTCAACCAGGGTCTGTCTGCGGAGATGATCGCCAAAAAGTGGGGCTTCTCCCGCACCCGGCTCGACGAGTACAGCGTCGAGTCCCACGAGCGGGCGGCCGCGGCCCAGGACGCCGGCGCGTTCACCGACCAGATTGTGCCGGTGTTCGCCGACGGGGCCGAGAACAACGTGGTGGCCGCCGACGAGGGCGTCCGGCGCGGAAGCAGCGTGGAAAAGCTGGCCGCGCTCAAGCCCGCCTTCGCCGAGGACGGCGTGATCCACGCCGGCAATTCCTCGCAGATCTCCGACGGGGCCGCCGCGCTTCTGGTGACCACCGCCGAGATGGCGGTCGAGCTGGGTTTGACCCCGATCGTGCGGTACGTGGCGGGCGCGGTCACCGGGGCGGATCCGGTGCTCATGCTCACCGGCCCCATTCCGGCGACCGAGAAGGTGCTCAGCAAGGCCGGCGTCGCGCTGTCGGACGTGGGCGTGTTCGAGGTCAACGAGGCCTTCGCGCCCGTCCCGCTGGCGTGGCTGGCGGAAACCGGTACGGACCCCGCCCGGATGAATCCGCTGGGCGGCGCCATCGCGCTGGGCCACCCGCTCGGCGCCTCGGGTGCCGTGCTGATGACCCGCATGGCGCACCACATGCGCGACAACGGGATTCGGTACGGGCTGCAGACCATGTGCGAGGGCGGCGGGACCGCCAACGCGACGCTGGTCGAGCTCGTCGGCTAG
- a CDS encoding TetR/AcrR family transcriptional regulator has product MAVARRYDTLLAKGEDRKQRILDVAQRLLTRNGWRSTTLAQIAGEAGVTPAGLLHHFESKEQLLHAVLDARDLDDDTHADRTGDLFDQITQVADRFHRAPELVGTFTVLLVENILPEAPLHDRMLARHRAATDIVADLIRRGQADGRYRDDIDPAVKAVEILAFVHGMETTWLLDPSIPLPEVFKQYAETLARDFAPTKRPATT; this is encoded by the coding sequence TTGGCCGTCGCACGGCGTTACGACACGCTTCTCGCCAAGGGCGAGGACCGCAAGCAGCGGATCCTCGACGTCGCCCAGCGCCTCCTGACCCGCAACGGTTGGCGCAGCACGACGCTCGCCCAGATCGCCGGTGAAGCCGGCGTGACCCCGGCGGGGCTGCTGCATCACTTCGAATCGAAGGAGCAGCTGCTGCACGCCGTGCTCGACGCGCGCGACCTCGACGACGACACCCACGCGGACCGGACCGGCGACCTTTTCGACCAGATCACCCAGGTCGCCGACCGGTTCCACCGCGCCCCCGAGCTGGTGGGCACGTTCACGGTGCTGCTGGTGGAGAACATCCTTCCCGAGGCACCGCTGCACGACCGGATGCTGGCCCGCCACCGCGCCGCGACCGACATCGTTGCCGACCTCATCCGTCGCGGTCAGGCCGATGGCCGGTACCGCGACGACATCGACCCCGCCGTCAAGGCAGTGGAAATCCTCGCCTTCGTCCACGGAATGGAAACCACATGGTTGCTCGATCCTTCGATACCGCTACCCGAGGTATTCAAGCAGTACGCCGAGACACTGGCGCGGGACTTCGCGCCCACGAAGAGACCCGCGACGACATGA